The Salvia miltiorrhiza cultivar Shanhuang (shh) chromosome 1, IMPLAD_Smil_shh, whole genome shotgun sequence genome has a window encoding:
- the LOC131007243 gene encoding probable boron transporter 2 → MEESFVPFRGIKNDIHNRLHCYKQDWSGGFKAGFRILAPTTYIFFASAIPVISFGEQLERSTEGVLTAVQTLASTAVCGIIHSIIGGQPLLILGVAEPTVIMYTFMFNFAKQRSDLGRELFLAWTGWVCVWTAALLFLLAILGACSIINRFTRLAGELFGMLIAMLFMQQAIKGLVDEFRIPKREDTSLPAFMSSWRFANGMFALVLSFGLLLTALKSRKARSWRYGSGSLRSLIADYGVPLMVLVWTAVSYIPSKNVPEGIPRRLFSPNPWSPGAYENWTVIKDMLNVPILYILGAFIPATMIAVLYYFDHSVASQLAQQSEFNLRKPPSFHYDLLLLGFLTLMCGLLGIPPSNGVIPQSPMHTKSLATLKHQLLRNRLVATARESIQKNSNLAQLYGNMQEAYQQMQTPLIYQEPSNRGLKELKESTVQLASSMGSFDAPVDETVFDVEKEIDDLLPIEVKEQRLSNLLQSTMVGGCVAAMPALRMIPTSVLWGYFAFMAIESLPGNQFWERILLLFTAQGRRYKVLEKYHATFVETVPFKTIAMFTLFQTTYLLLCFGITWVPIAGVLFPLLIMLLVPVRQYVLPKFFKGAHLQDLDAADYEEAPAVPFNIPPEGELGSRLSFADGGEILDGMITRSRGEIKHTCSPRVRSSSSTPAKDLKLQSPRLSEKAYSPRVSELRGVRTPQLHHGRGPYSPKTGEVGASHLGVSPHSSTSNQ, encoded by the exons ATGGAAGAATCATTTGTGCCCTTTCGTGGGATTAAGAATGATATTCATAACCGGCTGCATTGCTACAAGCAAGATTGGAGTGGTGGATTCAAGGCTGGTTTCAG AATATTGGCTCCTACAACCTACATATTCTTTGCTTCTGCTATTCCAGTTATTTCATTTGGTGAACAACTGGAGAGAAGCACAG AGGGAGTTTTAACTGCTGTTCAGACTTTAGCATCCACTGCTGTTTGTGGAATCATACACTCAATAATTGGAGGACAGCCATTGCTGATTCTGGGAGTTGCTGAGCCTACTGTTATAATGTACACATTCATGTTCAACTTTGCTAAGCAGAGATCGGATTTGGGCCGTGAGTTGTTTCTTGCATGGACTGGATG GGTATGTGTTTGGACTGCGGCTTTGTTGTTCTTGTTGGCTATTCTGGGAGCTTGCTCCATCATCAACAGATTTACCCGTCTGGCCGGGGAATTGTTTGGAATGCTTATTGCGATGCTCTTCATGCAGCAAGCAATTAAA GGACTCGTGGATGAGTTTCGCATACCAAAAAGGGAAGATACTAGCCTGCCAGCTTTCATGTCTTCATGGCGGTTTGCGAATGGCATGTTTGCTTTGGTGCTGTCATTTGGTCTATTGCTAACTGCATTGAAAAGCCGAAAAGCTAGATCATGGCGTTATGGGTCTG GTTCGCTTAGGAGCCTTATAGCTGATTATGGTGTGCCATTGATGGTGTTGGTGTGGACAGCAGTTTCATACATTCCTTCTAAGAATGTTCCAGAAGGGATTCCAAGGCGTCTCTTCAGCCCAAATCCATGGTCCCCGGGTGCCTACGAGAATTGGACAGTGATAAAG GATATGCTAAATGTGCCGATTCTTTACATCCTCGGAGCTTTTATTCCTGCAACGATGATCGCAGTCCTTTACTATTTTGACCATAGCGTTGCATCTCAGTTGGCTCAGCAAAGTGAATTCAATCTGAGAAAGCCACCTTCCTTCCATTATGATTTGCTGCTTCTTGGTTTTTTG ACATTAATGTGTGGTCTATTAGGCATCCCTCCATCAAACGGCGTAATTCCACAGTCGCCCATGCATACAAAAAGCCTAGCTACTCTGAAACACCAG CTACTCAGGAATCGACTCGTTGCCACAGCACGTGAAAGTATTCAAAAGAATTCAAATCTGGCGCAACTATATGGAAACATGCAAGAAGCTTATCAGCAAATGCAGACCCCTCTTATCTACCAGGAGCCATCAAATAGA GGTTTAAAGGAGCTGAAAGAGTCCACAGTTCAGTTGGCCTCTAGCATGGGAAGCTTTGATGCTCCTGTGGATGAGACAGTCTTCGACGTTGAAAAGGAGATTGATGATTTGCTCCCCATTGAGGTCAAAGAACAACGCCTCAGCAACTTGCTGCAGTCCACTATGGTTGGAGGGTGCGTTGCTGCAATGCCCGCGTTGAGAATGATTCCCACCTCCGTGCTGTGGGGATATTTTGCTTTCATGGCCATTGAGAGCTTACCCGGCAACCAGTTTTGGGAGAGGATACTACTTCTCTTCACTGCACAGGGCAGACGATACAA GGTTTTGGAGAAGTACCACGCCACTTTTGTCGAAACCGTGCCTTTCAAGACCATCGCAATGTTCACCCTATTCCAAACGACCTACTTGCTTCTCTGCTTCGGTATCACATGGGTTCCGATTGCAGGAGTCCTTTTCCCTCTCCTTATCATGCTCCTAGTCCCGGTGAGACAGTACGTGCTGCCAAAGTTCTTCAAAGGCGCTCATCTTCAAGATTTAGATGCTGCAGACTATGAAGAGGCACCGGCCGTGCCATTCAACATTCCACCG GAGGGAGAACTTGGGTCGAGACTCTCCTTTGCAGATGGAGGAGAGATCTTAGATGGAATGATTACAAGAAGTCGTGGTGAGATCAAGCATACCTGCAGCCCAAGGGTCAGAAGCTCGTCATCAACCCCTGCAAAGGACTTGAAACTGCAGAGCCCCCGTCTCTCAGAGAAGGCATACAGCCCACGTGTGAGTGAGCTGAGAGGCGTGAGAACACCTCAGCTCCACCACGGAAGAGGACCTTACAGCCCCAAGACTGGAGAAGTTGGGGCATCTCATCTGGGGGTGAGTCCGCATAGCTCAACTTCAAACCAGTGA